CTGACGGCGGCCTCGCACGTGGTGCATTTCGACCGCTGGTGGAACCCGGCCGTGGAAAATCAGGCCACCGACCGCGCGTTTCGCATCGGGCAAAAGAAGAACGTGCTCGTTCACAAGTTCGTCTGCCGCGGCACCGTCGAAGAGCGCATCGACGCCATGCTGCGCGACAAGCAGCAGCTCGCCGACCAGGTGCTCAGCGAAGGCGGCGAGACGGCCTTGACGGAGCTAAACGATGACGAACTTTTGAAGTTCGTCTCGCTCGATCTGGAACGCGCAACGGCGGAATAAGACCGACGTACGTCAACTGACGCCGGGCGCGATTGACTTAAATCTATTGGCCGACCTAGAATTGGATGGTTGGCTCGGCTATGGTCAAAAGCCAAGGAGCCAGCATGACGGTTATTACAGGCGAGGAACGGGACCGCTATGTCGCTGTATTGGCGGACTGGCCGTTCGTGAATATCGTCGTTTGGGAAAAAGACGATCTGCGCAAACTGGACGAGTTTCTCCCCGACTATTCGCCGCAATTCGTTAGCGAGCTGTTGTACGAGCACGCCGCAAGCGGTGGAGAAGTCCACCGAAAGAACGAAGACCGCGATCCGTGGAAGGACGAGTGGAAGTTTCATTACGACGTGATTCTTCCTATTGCCGGGAAAGCTTTCTACGTCGAGACCCGTTTCGACGAGCGTAAGCGAGACTGGCCGAAGGTTTTGATCGTCCACATCCACCCTCCAGGCAAACACTTTAAGTAATGTGGGGAAAGTAATGAGCAGTGCCGCGATGATCGCTTCCAAGCGACCTCCAGAACCGTTTCCCTGGCTCTGCCCGCGTTGCGGCCGGGAGACCGTGAATCCGGCGACCATCACCTACAAGACGACAAAGAAATATGAAGGCCGTGCGTACGATGTGGAGGCGCCGGGTGTTGTCGTCTTTGCGTGCAGCAACTGCGGGGAGCAACTCTACAACAATGAGGCAGGCGACCAGATCGGCAAAGCCTTCCGCGCGACGCTCGGCCTGTTGCAACCCGAGGAAATTCGAGAAGGACGCAAGACGCTGGGGCTAAGCAAACAAGAATTTGCCGGCAAGCTGCGGTTTGCCGAAGAGTCGGTGTCGCGGTGGGAGACGGGCGCGCTCGTGCAATCGCGGCATGCCGACACGCTCATCCGGCTTTATTTCGCATCGCCCCTGTTGCGGCAGTTGCTCGACGAGGTTGGCGAGTCGCCCGATTTTGGCCGGCCGGTGTGCTACGAACAGCCAGCCGCATCCGCAGAATCGCCGGCGCGGCCAATTCGCAACTTGATTCCGGATTAAACGGCCGATGAAACCCACTGCCGCAGGTCCGCCCGGCGCGCCCGCCGAGAACGCCGATGCCGCCAAGTCCGACGGACAGCAACCCCGCGCCGCCCCGCGCCCCGACAACCCGCGGCCTGCGCCGCGTCGCCGGCGGCGTCGAATTTGGCCGCGAACCCTGTTGCTGCTGATCCTGGCCGGGGCGGGTGCCGCGGGCGCCTGGTACTATCAATTTCGCCAGCCGCCGCCCGACCCCAATCGCCTCGCGCTGGAAGGCAACATCGACGTGCGGCAGGTGATCCTGTCGTTCAAGGTCGACGGGCGCATCGAGTCGCTCGCGGTCGATGAGGGCGACACCGTCACGGCCGGCCAGGTGCTGGCCACGCTCGACAAGCGGTACTTCGACGACGAGCTGCGGCTGGCCCGTGCCCGGCGAGACACGCAGCAGGCGACGCTGGCGCGGTTGGAACATGGTTCTCGTCCCGAAGAGATCGCCCAGGCGGCGGCCGCGGTGGCCGAGCAAAAAGCGGCCATGGACAACGCCCAGCTCCTTTACAACCGCGAGAAGGCGCTGGTCGACCGCGGCAGCGTCTCGCGGACGGAGTTCGACAACACGAAAGCCAGCCTCACCGAGGCCGAGGCCAGGTTGAAGTCGGCCCAAGAGACCTTGCGGCTGGCCGAGTTGGGGCCGCGGCAGGAAGACATCGACGCCGCCCGTGCCCAGCTCGCCGGTGAAGAAGCGAGCGTCAGCCAGGCCGAGCGCCGCCTGGCCGACGCCGAGCTGATCGCCCCGGCGTCGGGCACAATTCTGACCCGCGCCCAGGAGCGCGGCGCCATCGTCTCGCCGGGCGAAGCGATTTTCACCCTCACGCTCACTTCGCCCGTCTGGGTGCGCACCTACGTCAACGAGCGCGACTTGGGCCGAATTCGCCCCGACCTGACGGCGGAAGTTCGCACGGACAGCCGCCCCGACAAGCCCTATCACGGGCACATCGGCTTCATCTCGCCGACGGCGGAGTTCACGCCCAAGACCGTGGAAACCCGCGAGCTGCGGACCGATCTGGTTTACCGCCTGCGCGTGATCGTCGACAACGACGACGGCATGTTGCGGCAAGGCATGCCCGTGACGGTGACCGTAGATTTAAGTTCGCAAAAGTGAGGCTCGTCGAGATCGCGGAGCTAACCCCACCAATGGGCCAACTGTCAGATTCTGACAGTTGATCGGCTGTTCCCCGTCCCGCCGGCAAGCCAAGCGAAGATCATCGCGATCTAAAACACTTGTGAAAAATAAAAGGATTCAGCGTCATGGCCCGGCGGTAACACCAATTCGGACATGCCTTTACAGCCACGCGCGAACGCATCAACGTTGGCTTATAAAAGCTTTTAAGCCCGCTCGGTTTCCCTTCGCCGGTCGTTTGCCGGCTTCGCGCCCGGAGTCATCAGTAAGTTGTCAAAGACCCGCGGCGACGCTTGAGCGTCGCGCTACCCAACTCATCACGAATGGGCCGGCGTCGGAGCGCCGCCCTCGTGCTCATCGCCAGGCGATGTGTTCTCAGCAGCCGAGGCGGGCGGTCCGGCCGCCTTGCCGTCGGCGAATTACCCTTGCGGAAAAACGATCGCCCTTGTCAAAAACCAAAATCGTCTCCGGAGAATCCATGCCCTAAAGCCATTGCGCTACACAGGTTGCGGCAATGCCAATTCGGCCTTCGAAACCGTGGCCGCACCGGTAAATCTGGGGGGGAGGAGCGATTTTGGATTTTGGATTGGCGGTCGCCATCGCTCATTTTTCTGTCTGGTAATCTTTCTGTCGTTTATCTGTCGTTCTACCTCCTGACTGGCTTGGAACCGGACCGCGTTCGTTTCTCCCGCTATAAGGCAATACGCTTTTGCAGGCCCGAATTATCCACTCCCGCGCGAAAAAACTCGTCGGCCTTTGCCATCGTTTCCCTTGTTCTACCGCGCGGCTGGCTTGGGTTGGATCGGTCGCAGGCGTCCATGCATGTGGCTCCCGGTATTCTACCGCGCCGCTGGCTTGGGACCGAATCTTTTCGACTCACACCGCAGCTCGACGAACGCCGGCGCGCCGCTTCGCCAGCGCGGACAAAAGAATTGCTCAAATAACATGCACCCAGACGACCGCCATGCACATCGTTTGCGCAGCCGCCCAAAAACCCTCCCGTCAGGTTAACCGATGGGCAAAAACGCCGTGTTTCGCCGGTGTAGGCAAATTTACCTACACCGTGCGCGGCGCGCGGGTCGCGACAGCCGCCC
This genomic window from Pirellulales bacterium contains:
- a CDS encoding type II TA system antitoxin MqsA family protein, whose amino-acid sequence is MIASKRPPEPFPWLCPRCGRETVNPATITYKTTKKYEGRAYDVEAPGVVVFACSNCGEQLYNNEAGDQIGKAFRATLGLLQPEEIREGRKTLGLSKQEFAGKLRFAEESVSRWETGALVQSRHADTLIRLYFASPLLRQLLDEVGESPDFGRPVCYEQPAASAESPARPIRNLIPD
- the hlyD gene encoding secretion protein HlyD, with amino-acid sequence MKPTAAGPPGAPAENADAAKSDGQQPRAAPRPDNPRPAPRRRRRRIWPRTLLLLILAGAGAAGAWYYQFRQPPPDPNRLALEGNIDVRQVILSFKVDGRIESLAVDEGDTVTAGQVLATLDKRYFDDELRLARARRDTQQATLARLEHGSRPEEIAQAAAAVAEQKAAMDNAQLLYNREKALVDRGSVSRTEFDNTKASLTEAEARLKSAQETLRLAELGPRQEDIDAARAQLAGEEASVSQAERRLADAELIAPASGTILTRAQERGAIVSPGEAIFTLTLTSPVWVRTYVNERDLGRIRPDLTAEVRTDSRPDKPYHGHIGFISPTAEFTPKTVETRELRTDLVYRLRVIVDNDDGMLRQGMPVTVTVDLSSQK